The sequence GTGGCGCTTCTTTCTGACGATGTCTCCTTGTTCATGGACTCTGTTTGAATGATTGGTAATGTGCATCATTTTTTCCTAAAGTTCAGAGCAAGTATAAAATTCATCTATCATTGTCTCCTAATAAATGGGGGCAAGTCTAACACGAGATGAATTTACAAACAGCAGCAATGGGAAAACAgcgaaaaaaagaaaacaaaaacgGAAATTGCAAGAGAGGGTGCCCTAATATGTAGATAATCTGAATTAGGTCTCATAGGCCTCCTTAACTGATGGGCAATCTTGTACAATGTATTCCTAAATATGTGGATTAATCTGAATTAGGTTTCGTTGACCTCCTTAACTGGCAATCTTTATACGATGTATTCCTAAATTCAACTAGTGATAAGATCTCATTGCATAAACCCCATTGTCATTTTAGCCTTGTGTTTGTCTTTCCTCCATTTGATTgggaaataaataaagatgtcAAATTAGTTATTAATCTGCTGGAACTTCTGTGACCTACTAATTTTCAAGCTCCTATACACTTGCTCATCTACCTATAATTTTGGCTgattctgatttttttttttgtttcaattaataatttctattaatttaactgACTTGAACAGGCATATGACAGGCAAGTTTGAAAGCAGAAGACATATTAAATTCCTGGCCTGATACTGAAGTGGGCAGAGTTCTACGGGAGTATGGGGAAGAAAGCAACTGGCATTTGCTTCAGAATAAGATTGTTCAGGCTCGTCTGCGTGGTGGTTTGCATACTACTGGTGATCTGGTAGATCTTATTCGCAATATGACTCATGGAACAAGAGGTACATCCTAAGACAATTTTGTggttatgattttttttttttcttgtatcTTTTCAAACTAAGCAACCTTTTGTGCCAGCATAGCTAAACAAGAAGTTTTCAGCCGCCCCAATCTGAAATATTCCTGTATGAAATAATTGAATAGAATCttttaattatggaaattGGATTGCAGGGTTGTGAAATATTGATTGATGCATTGCATTTATTAAACTGCTACAGGAGGGAGGCAAGGTTGGATAAAGACAGCAACCCGGGTGTTTCAAGCTTTGAGGATAGCTGTTAACGATGAACTCGGCACACTGGAGAAGACCCTTAATGCTTGTTTTGAGTGCCTTGCACCAGGGGGAAGGCTTGCTGTCATCTCATTTCACAGTTTGGAAGATAGAATTGTCAAACAAACATTTCTAAAAGTTATTGAAACTGGTAGAGGAGATGGTGATGCGGATGAAGAAGAGAGATTTGGAAGAGATTCAAGAAATTCAGAAGAAATGTGGATTAAATCAGTTGTACAGGGTCGAAATGGAAGAATCCTTACCAAGAGACCCGTAACACCATcagaagaggaagaaagacTGAATCGCCGGAGTAGGAGTGCCAAACTCCGGGTTGTGGAGAAAGTTTAGCAACAGATGGAATTATAGCATGGAAAAAGCAATGGCATTATGCATTATCTGTGCCTCTACATTTATTCTTAACAGGAGGATGATGCCCACAGGGACGCCTTGTTTTGCATTTCAGCTATAGTAGTCCATTAGTGAAAGCACGATGTAACAAAACGAGTCGGGTTTTTCTGCCCCTGGAAAAGAAACAAGGCATCAGTCCCATGTCGTGAGCACGCGAGCAtgtcatttatatatatatatatatatatatatatatatatatatatatatatatatatatatatatatatattatattgaaatatgtgttataaattttagaatatctATAGAAAATTCAATTAGTCTGgtttagttaaattaattaaatgtatttttaatcGGAGTGAATTATTAAAAGTGATAGTTATAAtggaatgaaagaaagaaacaggGCAGATGAAAGTTTAGTTAATTGCTATTGCATTGGAATTGACATGAAGTGATGATTTTGCCTGAAAATCTGTGGCTACTCTCGTTATGGCATGTAGCATATGTAGATggttaataatattaaataaaaacatttatcaatttttcattGTGAAAGGATAATATactcaaattgatttaatggGTAACACGTCTAACAAATACCTATCCAGTGTTTTTATGAGTATAGTAGGTAGCAGTAGCACCTATCCAGTATTTTAAAACAGCAAGAGTCTGATCAAAATCTGTAGGAATGGGAGTGGCGTCTTAAGCCAAAAGACTTGAatagttaaattaaacaaCGTTAATTGTCTCCAGTCTTTGGCTTTCGTACACTTTAGATACACTAAGTATTACTAAATACACATTTTTAAGTTCTTAGTTGATAGTTGATAGAACTACTCAATACACAACTATgcctttttaaaaataataatttattgccAGTTTTGCTGTTAAAttagcatttttttttaaattctttttgacAAAAGGGTTCCTATAGTTGTACTGTAGAATTTATTTGACATAATTTATGCTATTTAAGACTTTTCTCCTCCTTTCATTGGGCCTATGCTGTTTGCTGATGATTAATAATATTCCTGAGTTTTGGTTATAAAAAaaaccctttttttcttttaaataattttcttaaggaAGAATTTTTTGAGCTCCATGATTGCTATCTCCCTCTATCTGTTTCGATATCCAATCAAAACTGAACCTACCTGAAAACCAACTAAAACTAACagctttaaattttttttccttattccAAGCAAAGCTTGAGAATTTCCTTTGCCTGCTACGTTATCCACATGTGTGATGGAATTTGATTTGCACACCTATCAACAACCCTTTTTTCGGTTTGGTTGGTATATACCCATGATAGTTTTAAACCGGTAGAGAAGATAAGTGAAGTGAGATGAAGATAATGGCAACAAGTAACAACAAATGGAGATTAACAAAATTCCCATTCCTCACCACTACCAGGtttgttctctctctctctctctactgATATTGAATGTTTAGTTTTGTTTCAGATTCTTTGTTTTATAACTTGAATTTTCCATAGGAAGAGAGTCGAAACTGTAATGCTATGCAATTGCAAAGCCAACATGTTAATGCTTAACTCAAAGAAAGCAAATTTATGTGCTgcgaaaaaggaaagaattcaACTGCCAATAAGTGATGATGGATATCGTATAAGTGAATTTCTAAGTCATCCTTTTGGAATTCAAGCTATGTTAAACACAAAGACACTGGAAAATTTTGAACCCATTGATGCCAACACATATAGGTGCTTTCTTCCAAAGGTTCAACTGCTAAATTTTGAAGCAGCTCCTGTTCTGGACTTAAGAGTCACCCCTACAGAAGAAGATTGTACTGTTGAGATGCTTTCTTGCAAGGTGAGCTTATCCCATTCTTCTTGAGTCTGTGTAACTTAAAGGTATAAAATTGGGGATTCGAATTGTTACTCTTAATTCTTTGGTTAAATTATATACAAGATTTATGCAGCTTGTAGAATGATCTTGAAAGTAAACTTAATTAAGGGAAAAGGTAGGAGTTTCACAGTTTAAGATGTTAGAAGCCTTCTTTGTTTATGAAGGAGAATCTGTTGTcctatttctttttccctgTGAATATGCTAAACTCAAGTTTCGTTTAATAGCAGTTGTTCTAATGTCTTTCTCAATGGATGAAAAAGCATGAATATAGTTGTTTGTGCATATCTTATATTGCCTCAAGTTAATCATCTTAAACATGTTTAATTTCCTACAATGTCGGTTACATATGCAGTTTCAAGGTTCAGAGATCATGGAACGCCAAAATGAGTATTTTTCAGGTACTTAAGATGAATTTTTGCAACTTCTACACGATATGGATAGCTGTTAGAATAGCGTGctgaatataatatatatatatatatatatatttttttattttacttcgTGCAGTAGGTAGCTATTCTGGTGACATTGAGCTTTAGGAATTAGACCCCTGTAGATTTATCATGCAATGTTGCGTCATAGAGACCAAAAATATTACATGACTAAAAATTCTTTACCATAAAATccatttgatgatatcttaaaggatctatttaaatattaaaaaaaataaaaatgaaaattgcaACTAGCATTTCACTGAAAGTATTAGGTCCAAATCAAGAGACTTTCCTTTTCTCAGATTAAATTGCAGATTCAACAAGAGTTCATTAAGATCCCAGAATGTCCTTAAAGTTATGCATCAAAATGTCATATTGATGCactgaatttttttaagattttgttTTTAACTTGCAGCTTTCATGATGAATCGCTTGACGTGGAGCACAAATGAATCTAAACCATTTTTGGAGGCTGATATGAAGTTGAATGTCACACTTGAGGTTGTTACTGTTCTACTTAAAGATCGTGATAGTTGCTAAGAAGCTTTATggtttgtttttaatattacgGGGATGCTCTTTGTTGTGAGTTGCATGCTTCTCAACTTGGCTCCTAACTGTTAATATCAGACCACTGGCTGTCGTCCATTCTGTCATGAAAGATGAATACTATTAAAGACTCACTAATTcctatattttcctttttgttccAGCGTTAATGACAATGCCAGTCCTCTTAAATGTCTGTTTATTGTAGTTAAGTCTATTGGACTTGCAAATAGAACTAGCTTGTCCAAGTTTTTTGAGCTTATATCTTTCTCATCAGTGCTAacctaataattatatcagTTTGTTCATGGCATTTTCCTTTTATGCTTCAgcaatattaattttgttgtAAATTGCATTTTCTTTCAACTGTCGTGTCTTTGCTTGACCTGGTTATTGagcaaaatatcatatttatggAACATCTCTTGTTAATTATATGCAGATTTACACAGCACCCTTTACTTTGCTGCCAGCGTCTGCTGTAGAGGGTcctggaaatttgtgagttatCTAATTGCTATTTACAGTTGTCTTAGCTAGTATttgttgaaatatattttatatgttgatCTGCATTTATCATGCTCCAattcagacctttaattaaatCCTCAAATTTTAgagtaaaaataaatctcCTGCAACCAAAGGGAATCAGGATGTTGATGTAATACCTCCATTTTACCCGTTCTAAGTGTGTCAAGCTTTATAGtatcatattaataagttGATTTGACCATTATTTGCTCACTGCCC is a genomic window of Ricinus communis isolate WT05 ecotype wild-type chromosome 2, ASM1957865v1, whole genome shotgun sequence containing:
- the LOC8277769 gene encoding uncharacterized protein LOC8277769 isoform X3 produces the protein MKIMATSNNKWRLTKFPFLTTTRKRVETVMLCNCKANMLMLNSKKANLCAAKKERIQLPISDDGYRISEFLSHPFGIQAMLNTKTLENFEPIDANTYRCFLPKVQLLNFEAAPVLDLRVTPTEEDCTVEMLSCKFQGSEIMERQNEYFSAFMMNRLTWSTNESKPFLEADMKLNVTLEIYTAPFTLLPASAVEGPGNLMMQALVDRLIKLLLKQLMQDYYEWENQQM
- the LOC8277769 gene encoding uncharacterized protein LOC8277769 isoform X2, translating into MKIMATSNNKWRLTKFPFLTTTRKRVETVMLCNCKANMLMLNSKKANLCAAKKERIQLPISDDGYRISEFLSHPFGIQAMLNTKTLENFEPIDANTYRCFLPKVQLLNFEAAPVLDLRVTPTEEDCTVEMLSCKFQGSEIMERQNEYFSAFMMNRLTWSTNESKPFLEADMKLNVTLEIYTAPFTLLPASAVEGPGNFVDDEFLDSLLGLKPSVFLVERENLPPKLFNGFLYSYYRKLT
- the LOC8277769 gene encoding uncharacterized protein LOC8277769 isoform X1, whose translation is MKIMATSNNKWRLTKFPFLTTTRKRVETVMLCNCKANMLMLNSKKANLCAAKKERIQLPISDDGYRISEFLSHPFGIQAMLNTKTLENFEPIDANTYRCFLPKVQLLNFEAAPVLDLRVTPTEEDCTVEMLSCKFQGSEIMERQNEYFSAFMMNRLTWSTNESKPFLEADMKLNVTLEIYTAPFTLLPASAVEGPGNLMMQALVDRLIKLLLKQLMQDYYEWENQQIVDDEFLDSLLGLKPSVFLVERENLPPKLFNGFLYSYYRKLT